The Drosophila nasuta strain 15112-1781.00 chromosome 2R, ASM2355853v1, whole genome shotgun sequence genome segment CAGGCATTTGTGCCACCAAGGAGGAGACGCCCGATGCCACACCGCTGGCCATGGACAATTTGGCTGGTGTCTTCCTTGTGCTCCTCGTGGGCAGCTGTGCTGCCATGTTCTATGGTGCCATCAGCTGGGTGCTGTTCATCATCAAGAAGGCAAGACATCATAAGGTAAGATTCTCAACAACTTCAGTCGTAACGAGAAACTAATATCTTATTGCAGGTGTCTCTGAAGGACGCCTTTAAGGAGGAGTTCGAGTTTCTCGTTGACTTCAACAACTACATAAGAGTGTTGAAGAGTTCAGCCTCCATTTATTCGCGCAGTCGTCAATCCTCGATGTCAGCTGGTTCATAAAGGCATGAATTAAATTGAGAAAATTGTcatgtttatttaaaagtttcgTTATTCGAAATAGAATTTGTTGCCTCAAACGCACAGTTAAAAACtgcattacaaattaattagaatCGTTTTGGAAAATATTACAGCATAAATGTGCATAAATATGCTTAATCGTTAATAgtttagtatgtgtgtgtgcaaaataGCTTAAACTGTAAACAGACACAAAATCGTGCTCGATTTCTAAAAGCACCACAAGAAATATTGAACTACTTCAGCAGAGGTAGAGCTACGATTAACAAATATAGTAATTCGTATCGCATTTAGAATATATCTGGGAGGATTAATAGATACTATTAGtttgtttaacaaatattGCCAGAGTATTTCTTCTATACGATTGAATTGAGATCCTCTTTAGGTCCAATGCTTTGCACGCCACAGCAAACAATGAATGTGGTTGTCCACATCTGCTGGCGGCACCGATTTGGCAGCCCCATGCGTTGGTGTGCTCACCACAGAGCCAGCTGAACGTGATGTCGACTCAGCTGTGTCCACATAGCGTGAGATTAGAGAGCGATAGCGTCGACCAAGCGTGGCAATCAAGGGCACCCCCGCATTGCGCATGGTAATGATAGCCTTTATCTGCAAAAGAAAGCACAGTTGTCGTTAGTCGTGATTAAGGATTACATTGCACAAATTGTGCGTACCTCATTCTCGTAGGGTCGAAAGACGCTGATGGGACGCAACGTTTGCAACTCTGCCACAATGAGGCAACCCCAAGTGGTGCCAATGTAGAGCTCAGTGTTGTGTGCGGCCAATGCGGAGATTTGGCATTTAATTAGATTCACATGCTCGTCAATTGCAATGCTCTGCAATGACTCGGAGCAGGGCAACAGCTTCGAGCAGTCCAATTTGTTCTCAATGCGCTTCGAAGCAGCTCCCCATTGATAGACCATGCAACCCGGATACAGACAGCTGAAGACATGACTGTCGTTGCTACACAAGCGTGACACTTTGACATCTTCGATGAGATTGGGCTCCTCGCTGTGACACAATGCCTGATGGCCGCACACACCCGCCTCATTCACTGGAAATACGTTGATTTTGCCCGCAATCTCGCCGCACCAAAGCTCATAGACGCTGCCAAAGCAAGAGTGAAAAGTCAATTAGAGAAAGTTAAAGAAGCAATGCACATGCTAATCTCACCCATCAATGAGCACCGAGCAGGAGGCGTGCAGCACAAAGCCGGAACAAATCTCGGTGAGCACAAAAGAGCCTTCAGCAAAGGCGCAATTGCTGGGCATGCGACTGGCATCCACTAGAAACACTCGACCATTGTGCAATCCAACAGCAACGCGTGCAATTCCCTCCATGTAAACGAGACTTATCACCGCCGACTTGATGGCCGGATCGAGCATATAGGAAAACAAATGGGCATAGCTTGTGGTGCTGTACGCATGCAGATTGCCGGACACATCACCCATCCAAATGGCCTCGCCCACCAGACAACAGCAAAGCATATTCACTTTGGGAATACGCTGAGCGGAGCGTGCACGCGACGTTGCTGAATTCTCTGGTGTTTTGGGCGCCGCCACTTGAGGCTGAGGTGCACAGCTAATGCTGCTGCACTGCAGCAAACTGCCTGTTGGCGACACATCAAGTATATCGATGCGAGAGCCGAACGCAGGCAACCACAACTCTAGGCCAGAGCGATCCTCCTCCAAGCCGGCGGTCAGCAGTTGAAAGGCGCCGCACACAATCTTGTCGCTGTGTGGCAAGGCGACCACATCGAGCAGATGAATGCACTCAGGAGCActggaaataaatatataatgtttatataataataattgattgattacTACACACGATTATATCAGTCATATGGTTAAGGATATATGTAAAGTAGTCACAATTATGATTAATATTAtcgtataataataaatgcgaGTAATAGTCatatttgcaaaaacaaaagcgattAATCAAATAGAGTTTGGAAACTGGGTTTTAGTTTGAAATATTAGTGAATCATTTAAGTTCATTTACATTGCAAATCAGCAATCGATATTCAAACTTGCTCCTACCTGAGTATTGACACTATTTGACTAGCAGAGGGTCGACGTCGTGGCTGCTCGTGCCAACAGAGCACCATGAGATCGAGACAACAGGTAGGAAACTGAGTCTCACGTTGTGTCAATGCTGGACGACTGCCCTCCAATATGCACTCCTTGATGGACTCGTGTCCCTCAAATGGTTGACGTAGACTAATATTTTCATAGATAAACATGCCAAACGAGAAGCAATCCACCTAAAGTTAGACAAACAAATGAGTAAACGTCTCTAACTTCAATAAGAATTGGTTAGCTACCTTTTCGGTGTATTCCTCCTCGCCATTAAAGCGTATAATTTCGGGCGCCATGAAGCCCTCGGTACCACCAAAGCCCTTGGCACTGAGACCAGCCGCCGTCTGTCGACTAATACCGTAGTCGGCGATCTTAATGTGCACCTGATTCCTGGGACTATCCTCGCTGTGCGGTTGTGGTAGCTCCCACACAAGCACATTTTCCGACTTTAGATCGCGATAGATGATGCGACGACGATGTAGATACTCTATGGCGCGCGCTGCCTGCACCACAAGCATCTGGAACGTATGTGGACCCATATGAGCGCCGCTTCGTCTATACTGCCGTAGTAGAGCATCCAGACCGCCCAACGGCGCCAATTCCAACACCAAAGCAAGCGGTTTAATGCAAATACCCACGAGCGGCACAATATTGGGATGCTTGAGGGTCAGCAGCACGGCCAGCTCCTGACGAGCGGTGCAGTAAGCCTTGCAGGAGTGCTGCAAAGGATCTCGATCCCATTTACCCAGCGCCACCTTATAGGCCATCAAAGCGctctaaaaagaaaatacaattgAGTAActataaagtaaattatttgatttgtgaACTTACCTCCTTAGCACGCGCACCCGGCGGCACCGGTTGCAGCATCTTCATGGCAACCGATCGAAAGGCGCGTGCGCCACGCAACTTGCAACTAGCTTTGAACACAAAACCAAAGGCACCGCGTCCCAGTAGCGAACCTTTGATGATGCACTCGGTGGCAATTGTGTGCTTGTCGGGAATATCAGCAAAGATCACATCTGGCGCCAGCTGTGCCATCGATTGCTCCAGATGCACGGGGCAACTAAGTTTGCTTTGATTGTACACCGATAAAATGCACTCTTCAACCATCCAAGCATAGCAGACATTCGAGTTGTCTGGCAGATGATGTGAGGCATAAGCCGGATGACCATCAATGGAAGTGTTGCGCGACGAAAAAGCCGAATCGGGACCAACGCCCGAATCAGCATCCGAGCCAGCGCCCAATGAATCCGCAGAGTGTCGTTCTCTGCTCGCCGTGGCATTCAGATAAGCGGAGAAAACATTCAAAGCGCCATCGTCACCTGGATCGCCAACGCCATGCAGAAAGTATGGACCAcgtttgctgctgcggctTGGTCGATTACCATTGAAGTTGGGCTCTCGTTCCACAGGTTCCGCTGCATTCTGAAGCTGCAGCTTGCGCAGACAACGCGGACACAACACCAGGCGTGTGATCAAAAAGCGACCCTCGGAAGTGTGCACAAATCGAGTGCCCAGCGCTGGATACCAATCCTCCAGCAAGAGATCAATGTGATCCACCACAAGAGCCAGCAATTTGGCCACCTGCGACATCTGTGGCTGCAGCTCAGCGAGAAGTTGTCGTTCCCCAGCATCCAGCTCTTGATAAATGCTCACATTGAATAAGGGAAAGTAGACGTCCAAAATGCTCGAAGAGCACAGATTCACATCACTCCAAATTCCATCCAGCTTGAGCTTGAAGCGATTGCTGGCGGTGCGAAAAGGCTGCGTGCGCTCAGTGCTTTGGAAAGGCACTTCCCAGATACGAAATATGAGGATGGGGCCATAGTAAAGCGCCACGCCCGTCTGCCACAGATTCCACTGTGTATCCTGCTCCAGCGAGCCGCGCAAATCAAAGTCCAAATATTTCTGTAATAAGTAAGAAATTAGTTTAGGGTTTAGGATAAGAGAAActgtttgaaatttatattcatcACATATATTCATCTCTTTAGACTCACATCTTGTGCAGCAACGTAGACACCACGAATGGCCTCAATGATCTGCTCATCGGCAAGCACACGCGTGATCAAACGCGACCAGAAGCCCGAGGGAAAGTAAGTCATCAAAAGCATGCGACGCAAGCCTTGGCTGGGCAAAGCTCCCGCAGTTGATGGCGTGCGTGGCGAGTGTTGCTCATAGATCAGTTTATTCAGATTCAATTCCTGCGACACCGAGCAACCCAAATTGTGACTACGTCCACGCACGCGCTGTAGAAGTTTAACCGTGGTGCCATCATTATAAGTGGCCGCCTcctgcagcggcagcaatgAGGGAATGAGCAAAGTACGCGAATCCCAAGTCAAGGCGACCTCAAACTTGTTGAGTAAGCTGACTATgtaactacaaaaaaatagtCTTTAATAAATGAGTCTTTCACACAATTTCAACTGCCACTAACCTGCGATTGCCATTGCCCTGGGCATGTACACTGCgaaacagcagctgcagatCATCCAGCTTCATCACGCCCGTAGGTGCAAATGGATTAATCTCACGCACCGTCACAACATGCGCCAGCATATCGCACAGCCACTGCGGATCGAGGAAATAGTAATCCCTGAGAGTGGCATCGTCATAGTGCAAGAGAATGCCGTTGTCATGACACCACGTCGTCGCCTGCTGCAACTCGGCAGCATCCCGGAAACTTTTATAGTTATGAAGTCGCATTTGTTCGGTCACGATACTGCGATACTGCTCTGTATCGAGCACAGGATCACGTCCAGAAGCACGCAAATTGCAGGCAATCACATTCACAATATCCTCCAGAGCAATGTAACTGGCGGGAATCTTTTGAAGCAACATGGGCTCCTTGGAACCCGGCGAACGCAGTTGCATTGCCGTGTCGTAGATAATGTTGGCCAACAAATGAATGTTGTGCATCGTGCTGGGGATGAAAAGAGATGAGATATGAGATCACTTTTCGATAAgctaaaaacgaaaactacTATTTCAAAATAAGCAGCAAAGTTTGGCAGACTCACCGACAGCTGATCTCAATGGAATCAATGACGCGCGGCAATCCAATCTTCTCGGCATCCGGAATCGCTATGAACTTTTCACGtatcagctgctgcagctgctccgCTTGTTGCGCTGAGATGGACTCACCCACCGTATCGAAATGTGTGCCCACAATGAGCACTGGCGAATTAGGTGCTCTTGCTTGAATGTTGCCCAGCCACTGCAGCAACTCCGCTAAGCCTTTGTGGCCATCACTAATGCGCCACAGCACCAGATACAAACTGCGTTTGGACAGAAAGTATTGATGCGTAGCATAATACTCTTTCTGGCCACCAAAATCCCAGGTGCGAAACACAATCGCCTGACAGCCCGTCGCGCGTTTACGTTTCTCACAAATCCAGGTTCCAATATCGACGCCCACAGTGGAGATGTTTGCGCGTCGTTGTGAACGCGATGTGCTGCGCGAATGTCCCATGCGTTTGGCCCAATGATTCTCATTGGCACGCGAACGATGAGCGCTGGCGCTACTCGAGCCGCTGCCCACGCCCTGACGCAGCAAATCTAACAGTGTCGTCTTGCCAATGCCACAAGAACCCACAACCATGAGCTTCATGCGTGCATAGGGCTGTGCGTCTTCGTAGATGGACTTCAGATAGCCCACAATGTCCATGGTCTTGTGCTTCTTGCTCTCGATCATCGAACGCAAGGGTTCCTGTAGCAGGCAACCACGTGTATTTAGGTTCCATAGCCTCGAGAGCAATCCAAGATGTGGTGGCAACTCGGTAATCTGTACATTGCCGCTTATGTTCAGCACCGACAAACTGCTGAGCTCGTGCAATGAAGCAGGTATTTCCTTGAGACAATTGTTGGTCATGTCCAGCATGGAAAGATTGGGAAATATCACCTTGGACTTGTTCACGCCCACCACACTCCAATCGGCATCTTCGCTCTCGTTGAACAAGGTTGTTGCATCATCTGTAGACAATTGAATGCGTGTCAGCAAATTGTCGGCCAAGATCAAGGTGCGCAACGCCTCCAGCCTCAAGTGCCTTCGATGCCGGCAAACGCTCTTCAGCACCGAAGCGCGaaagctgcaactgctgccCTTGGCCGATGTCTTGTAGATGGGCTCATCGCTGCTGCCCTCCGGCAACTGCACATAACTGTAGCATAGCAGATTTGGATCGGAGTCGGTGATGCGTGGCAAACTGGGCCAACATGAGATCTCATTGTGACTCAAGTCGAGTTGCTTTAACGTGGCTGGATAACTGGTCACATGACCCATGGAGCGCAGACTATTGTAGCTCATGTTCAACCGCGTCAAGTTGACAGCGAGACAAGGCAACGCAGCTGGAATACTGGTGAACAAATTGTTGGCTATGTTGAGACTGCTCAGCTGTGAAGCACCATGTGGCGGTGCCTTGCCATCAATCGCTGCCTGTTCCTGCtcttgctcctgctcctgttgcCACTTCAAATCATTGTCCGTTATGTCCAACGTTGTGGACCACAGATTGCGATGCGTTAGCGTCTGTTGGCAGAGTGTGTGCGGCTTATTGGACGAAGGCTCGTCAAAAGACTGCAGCAGCTGTAGCTTGTCCAGACTCAGCAGTGAACCACTTGTCTGCATGGGCGGAACAGGCAGCTCACGCAATAGATTGAAGGCCACATTCAGTTCACGCAGCTTCGGTGCACGCCACATATCAAAGGGCAACTGTTGCAGCTTATTGTTGGAGATGTCCAGTATGGTCAAAGCGGGCAGCTGGAAGATCGCTGCCGGCAAGGAAGTCAGCTGATTGTCCTGCAGAAAGAGCTCGTCCAGCACGGGGCAATTGTAGCTCTTGGCCAGCGGCGCAGGCAGCTCTGTGATTTTGTTTTGCGCCACATTCAAGTACCtgcaaaggaaaaaaaaaagttttagaCAAGATTTCTTTGGAATAATATCCCTCTACTATTCGTAGTAATCAATCCACTTGGGTGTTCCAAATTATACTACTCACTTGAGGCTAACCAGATTGAAGAGCTCTGGCGGAATGCTGGTGAGCACGTTGTGCGAAAAATCGATGCGCGTGATGGCCGTGAGCGCCACTTCGTTGAGCCTGGGATGCGAGGTAAGCTTGGGATTCAGCTGCAGCACACCGCTCACCAGCCACTCGCAGCGCACAAAGGGCAGCTGAACGTTCATGCTGAGACTGTGCCAATCAATGATGGTGGGCACATTCGGGAACATGGCGCTGTACGAAATATTGCTGGCTGAGGGCAGGAACACATTCACCTCCAGCGGCGTAGGCAAACCCTTCTTGTTGATCTTGTAGTCCGAGTCGGGATGCACTCGACGCGCCAACAGGCGGCTGAGCAACGCTTCATCCTCGCTAGCAATCGCTACACTAATCGCGGTGCCATTATCATCGCGTGCGCCAAACTTTAGCAGCAAATCCAGCATGGCCAACGAACGTTGTTTGCACGCCTCAGCAATGGGCACATTGCTCAAGCCGTAGATCTCTTCGCTGCACTTGGGATCGTTGTGATCCTCCACGGGCTTGGCCACAATATTAGGATTGGCGCcatgctgcagcagcgccTGCGCCACATCCAAGTGACCGCCACGCACCGCTGCCAA includes the following:
- the LOC132785830 gene encoding leucine-rich repeat serine/threonine-protein kinase 1 isoform X2, with product MNLNDDSDEDAREEVRQIKHGELRAAVSAGDERTVRVLLEALGRERQIIVNMAPAGANTLLFLACQSGFESITQRLLDAGADGRSHAVTKYSPLYAAVHNGHYGIAKLMLERFPELIQQATVERWLPLHAACINGHIKLLELIIGFAYPDYLYQTYRDEEGQWEWRLPFDANAQDVTGQTSLYIASLLGNKQLLGVLLKWQLRCRRTISVEDGSSSTTSVTAGQSTPITPTRKRISFGIQAIMSKLHISGEGDTLEAQTLPAEQESQRCPIHINLLCGAARETALLAAVRGGHLDVAQALLQHGANPNIVAKPVEDHNDPKCSEEIYGLSNVPIAEACKQRSLAMLDLLLKFGARDDNGTAISVAIASEDEALLSRLLARRVHPDSDYKINKKGLPTPLEVNVFLPSASNISYSAMFPNVPTIIDWHSLSMNVQLPFVRCEWLVSGVLQLNPKLTSHPRLNEVALTAITRIDFSHNVLTSIPPELFNLVSLKYLNVAQNKITELPAPLAKSYNCPVLDELFLQDNQLTSLPAAIFQLPALTILDISNNKLQQLPFDMWRAPKLRELNVAFNLLRELPVPPMQTSGSLLSLDKLQLLQSFDEPSSNKPHTLCQQTLTHRNLWSTTLDITDNDLKWQQEQEQEQEQAAIDGKAPPHGASQLSSLNIANNLFTSIPAALPCLAVNLTRLNMSYNSLRSMGHVTSYPATLKQLDLSHNEISCWPSLPRITDSDPNLLCYSYVQLPEGSSDEPIYKTSAKGSSCSFRASVLKSVCRHRRHLRLEALRTLILADNLLTRIQLSTDDATTLFNESEDADWSVVGVNKSKVIFPNLSMLDMTNNCLKEIPASLHELSSLSVLNISGNVQITELPPHLGLLSRLWNLNTRGCLLQEPLRSMIESKKHKTMDIVGYLKSIYEDAQPYARMKLMVVGSCGIGKTTLLDLLRQGVGSGSSSASAHRSRANENHWAKRMGHSRSTSRSQRRANISTVGVDIGTWICEKRKRATGCQAIVFRTWDFGGQKEYYATHQYFLSKRSLYLVLWRISDGHKGLAELLQWLGNIQARAPNSPVLIVGTHFDTVGESISAQQAEQLQQLIREKFIAIPDAEKIGLPRVIDSIEISCRTMHNIHLLANIIYDTAMQLRSPGSKEPMLLQKIPASYIALEDIVNVIACNLRASGRDPVLDTEQYRSIVTEQMRLHNYKSFRDAAELQQATTWCHDNGILLHYDDATLRDYYFLDPQWLCDMLAHVVTVREINPFAPTGVMKLDDLQLLFRSVHAQGNGNRSYIVSLLNKFEVALTWDSRTLLIPSLLPLQEAATYNDGTTVKLLQRVRGRSHNLGCSVSQELNLNKLIYEQHSPRTPSTAGALPSQGLRRMLLMTYFPSGFWSRLITRVLADEQIIEAIRGVYVAAQDKYLDFDLRGSLEQDTQWNLWQTGVALYYGPILIFRIWEVPFQSTERTQPFRTASNRFKLKLDGIWSDVNLCSSSILDVYFPLFNVSIYQELDAGERQLLAELQPQMSQVAKLLALVVDHIDLLLEDWYPALGTRFVHTSEGRFLITRLVLCPRCLRKLQLQNAAEPVEREPNFNGNRPSRSSKRGPYFLHGVGDPGDDGALNVFSAYLNATASRERHSADSLGAGSDADSGVGPDSAFSSRNTSIDGHPAYASHHLPDNSNVCYAWMVEECILSVYNQSKLSCPVHLEQSMAQLAPDVIFADIPDKHTIATECIIKGSLLGRGAFGFVFKASCKLRGARAFRSVAMKMLQPVPPGARAKESALMAYKVALGKWDRDPLQHSCKAYCTARQELAVLLTLKHPNIVPLVGICIKPLALVLELAPLGGLDALLRQYRRSGAHMGPHTFQMLVVQAARAIEYLHRRRIIYRDLKSENVLVWELPQPHSEDSPRNQVHIKIADYGISRQTAAGLSAKGFGGTEGFMAPEIIRFNGEEEYTEKVDCFSFGMFIYENISLRQPFEGHESIKECILEGSRPALTQRETQFPTCCLDLMVLCWHEQPRRRPSASQIVSILSAPECIHLLDVVALPHSDKIVCGAFQLLTAGLEEDRSGLELWLPAFGSRIDILDVSPTGSLLQCSSISCAPQPQVAAPKTPENSATSRARSAQRIPKVNMLCCCLVGEAIWMGDVSGNLHAYSTTSYAHLFSYMLDPAIKSAVISLVYMEGIARVAVGLHNGRVFLVDASRMPSNCAFAEGSFVLTEICSGFVLHASCSVLIDGVYELWCGEIAGKINVFPVNEAGVCGHQALCHSEEPNLIEDVKVSRLCSNDSHVFSCLYPGCMVYQWGAASKRIENKLDCSKLLPCSESLQSIAIDEHVNLIKCQISALAAHNTELYIGTTWGCLIVAELQTLRPISVFRPYENEIKAIITMRNAGVPLIATLGRRYRSLISRYVDTAESTSRSAGSVVSTPTHGAAKSVPPADVDNHIHCLLWRAKHWT
- the LOC132785830 gene encoding leucine-rich repeat serine/threonine-protein kinase 1 isoform X3 — translated: MAPAGANTLLFLACQSGFESITQRLLDAGADGRSHAVTKYSPLYAAVHNGHYGIAKLMLERFPELIQQATVERWLPLHAACINGHIKLLELIIGFAYPDYLYQTYRDEEGQWEWRLPFDANAQDVTGQTSLYIASLLGNKQLLGVLLKWQLRCRRTISVEDGSSSTTSVTAGQSTPITPTRKRISFGIQAIMSKLHISGEGDTLEAQTLPAEQESQRCPIHINLLCGAARETALLAAVRGGHLDVAQALLQHGANPNIVAKPVEDHNDPKCSEEIYGLSNVPIAEACKQRSLAMLDLLLKFGARDDNGTAISVAIASEDEALLSRLLARRVHPDSDYKINKKGLPTPLEVNVFLPSASNISYSAMFPNVPTIIDWHSLSMNVQLPFVRCEWLVSGVLQLNPKLTSHPRLNEVALTAITRIDFSHNVLTSIPPELFNLVSLKYLNVAQNKITELPAPLAKSYNCPVLDELFLQDNQLTSLPAAIFQLPALTILDISNNKLQQLPFDMWRAPKLRELNVAFNLLRELPVPPMQTSGSLLSLDKLQLLQSFDEPSSNKPHTLCQQTLTHRNLWSTTLDITDNDLKWQQEQEQEQEQAAIDGKAPPHGASQLSSLNIANNLFTSIPAALPCLAVNLTRLNMSYNSLRSMGHVTSYPATLKQLDLSHNEISCWPSLPRITDSDPNLLCYSYVQLPEGSSDEPIYKTSAKGSSCSFRASVLKSVCRHRRHLRLEALRTLILADNLLTRIQLSTDDATTLFNESEDADWSVVGVNKSKVIFPNLSMLDMTNNCLKEIPASLHELSSLSVLNISGNVQITELPPHLGLLSRLWNLNTRGCLLQEPLRSMIESKKHKTMDIVGYLKSIYEDAQPYARMKLMVVGSCGIGKTTLLDLLRQGVGSGSSSASAHRSRANENHWAKRMGHSRSTSRSQRRANISTVGVDIGTWICEKRKRATGCQAIVFRTWDFGGQKEYYATHQYFLSKRSLYLVLWRISDGHKGLAELLQWLGNIQARAPNSPVLIVGTHFDTVGESISAQQAEQLQQLIREKFIAIPDAEKIGLPRVIDSIEISCRTMHNIHLLANIIYDTAMQLRSPGSKEPMLLQKIPASYIALEDIVNVIACNLRASGRDPVLDTEQYRSIVTEQMRLHNYKSFRDAAELQQATTWCHDNGILLHYDDATLRDYYFLDPQWLCDMLAHVVTVREINPFAPTGVMKLDDLQLLFRSVHAQGNGNRSYIVSLLNKFEVALTWDSRTLLIPSLLPLQEAATYNDGTTVKLLQRVRGRSHNLGCSVSQELNLNKLIYEQHSPRTPSTAGALPSQGLRRMLLMTYFPSGFWSRLITRVLADEQIIEAIRGVYVAAQDKYLDFDLRGSLEQDTQWNLWQTGVALYYGPILIFRIWEVPFQSTERTQPFRTASNRFKLKLDGIWSDVNLCSSSILDVYFPLFNVSIYQELDAGERQLLAELQPQMSQVAKLLALVVDHIDLLLEDWYPALGTRFVHTSEGRFLITRLVLCPRCLRKLQLQNAAEPVEREPNFNGNRPSRSSKRGPYFLHGVGDPGDDGALNVFSAYLNATASRERHSADSLGAGSDADSGVGPDSAFSSRNTSIDGHPAYASHHLPDNSNVCYAWMVEECILSVYNQSKLSCPVHLEQSMAQLAPDVIFADIPDKHTIATECIIKGSLLGRGAFGFVFKASCKLRGARAFRSVAMKMLQPVPPGARAKESALMAYKVALGKWDRDPLQHSCKAYCTARQELAVLLTLKHPNIVPLVGICIKPLALVLELAPLGGLDALLRQYRRSGAHMGPHTFQMLVVQAARAIEYLHRRRIIYRDLKSENVLVWELPQPHSEDSPRNQVHIKIADYGISRQTAAGLSAKGFGGTEGFMAPEIIRFNGEEEYTEKVDCFSFGMFIYENISLRQPFEGHESIKECILEGSRPALTQRETQFPTCCLDLMVLCWHEQPRRRPSASQIVSILSAPECIHLLDVVALPHSDKIVCGAFQLLTAGLEEDRSGLELWLPAFGSRIDILDVSPTGSLLQCSSISCAPQPQVAAPKTPENSATSRARSAQRIPKVNMLCCCLVGEAIWMGDVSGNLHAYSTTSYAHLFSYMLDPAIKSAVISLVYMEGIARVAVGLHNGRVFLVDASRMPSNCAFAEGSFVLTEICSGFVLHASCSVLIDGVYELWCGEIAGKINVFPVNEAGVCGHQALCHSEEPNLIEDVKVSRLCSNDSHVFSCLYPGCMVYQWGAASKRIENKLDCSKLLPCSESLQSIAIDEHVNLIKCQISALAAHNTELYIGTTWGCLIVAELQTLRPISVFRPYENEIKAIITMRNAGVPLIATLGRRYRSLISRYVDTAESTSRSAGSVVSTPTHGAAKSVPPADVDNHIHCLLWRAKHWT
- the LOC132785830 gene encoding leucine-rich repeat serine/threonine-protein kinase 1 isoform X1, with the protein product MSWKFVGQPKAGTETALEACDYFVDEVIEVSGGRDAREEVRQIKHGELRAAVSAGDERTVRVLLEALGRERQIIVNMAPAGANTLLFLACQSGFESITQRLLDAGADGRSHAVTKYSPLYAAVHNGHYGIAKLMLERFPELIQQATVERWLPLHAACINGHIKLLELIIGFAYPDYLYQTYRDEEGQWEWRLPFDANAQDVTGQTSLYIASLLGNKQLLGVLLKWQLRCRRTISVEDGSSSTTSVTAGQSTPITPTRKRISFGIQAIMSKLHISGEGDTLEAQTLPAEQESQRCPIHINLLCGAARETALLAAVRGGHLDVAQALLQHGANPNIVAKPVEDHNDPKCSEEIYGLSNVPIAEACKQRSLAMLDLLLKFGARDDNGTAISVAIASEDEALLSRLLARRVHPDSDYKINKKGLPTPLEVNVFLPSASNISYSAMFPNVPTIIDWHSLSMNVQLPFVRCEWLVSGVLQLNPKLTSHPRLNEVALTAITRIDFSHNVLTSIPPELFNLVSLKYLNVAQNKITELPAPLAKSYNCPVLDELFLQDNQLTSLPAAIFQLPALTILDISNNKLQQLPFDMWRAPKLRELNVAFNLLRELPVPPMQTSGSLLSLDKLQLLQSFDEPSSNKPHTLCQQTLTHRNLWSTTLDITDNDLKWQQEQEQEQEQAAIDGKAPPHGASQLSSLNIANNLFTSIPAALPCLAVNLTRLNMSYNSLRSMGHVTSYPATLKQLDLSHNEISCWPSLPRITDSDPNLLCYSYVQLPEGSSDEPIYKTSAKGSSCSFRASVLKSVCRHRRHLRLEALRTLILADNLLTRIQLSTDDATTLFNESEDADWSVVGVNKSKVIFPNLSMLDMTNNCLKEIPASLHELSSLSVLNISGNVQITELPPHLGLLSRLWNLNTRGCLLQEPLRSMIESKKHKTMDIVGYLKSIYEDAQPYARMKLMVVGSCGIGKTTLLDLLRQGVGSGSSSASAHRSRANENHWAKRMGHSRSTSRSQRRANISTVGVDIGTWICEKRKRATGCQAIVFRTWDFGGQKEYYATHQYFLSKRSLYLVLWRISDGHKGLAELLQWLGNIQARAPNSPVLIVGTHFDTVGESISAQQAEQLQQLIREKFIAIPDAEKIGLPRVIDSIEISCRTMHNIHLLANIIYDTAMQLRSPGSKEPMLLQKIPASYIALEDIVNVIACNLRASGRDPVLDTEQYRSIVTEQMRLHNYKSFRDAAELQQATTWCHDNGILLHYDDATLRDYYFLDPQWLCDMLAHVVTVREINPFAPTGVMKLDDLQLLFRSVHAQGNGNRSYIVSLLNKFEVALTWDSRTLLIPSLLPLQEAATYNDGTTVKLLQRVRGRSHNLGCSVSQELNLNKLIYEQHSPRTPSTAGALPSQGLRRMLLMTYFPSGFWSRLITRVLADEQIIEAIRGVYVAAQDKYLDFDLRGSLEQDTQWNLWQTGVALYYGPILIFRIWEVPFQSTERTQPFRTASNRFKLKLDGIWSDVNLCSSSILDVYFPLFNVSIYQELDAGERQLLAELQPQMSQVAKLLALVVDHIDLLLEDWYPALGTRFVHTSEGRFLITRLVLCPRCLRKLQLQNAAEPVEREPNFNGNRPSRSSKRGPYFLHGVGDPGDDGALNVFSAYLNATASRERHSADSLGAGSDADSGVGPDSAFSSRNTSIDGHPAYASHHLPDNSNVCYAWMVEECILSVYNQSKLSCPVHLEQSMAQLAPDVIFADIPDKHTIATECIIKGSLLGRGAFGFVFKASCKLRGARAFRSVAMKMLQPVPPGARAKESALMAYKVALGKWDRDPLQHSCKAYCTARQELAVLLTLKHPNIVPLVGICIKPLALVLELAPLGGLDALLRQYRRSGAHMGPHTFQMLVVQAARAIEYLHRRRIIYRDLKSENVLVWELPQPHSEDSPRNQVHIKIADYGISRQTAAGLSAKGFGGTEGFMAPEIIRFNGEEEYTEKVDCFSFGMFIYENISLRQPFEGHESIKECILEGSRPALTQRETQFPTCCLDLMVLCWHEQPRRRPSASQIVSILSAPECIHLLDVVALPHSDKIVCGAFQLLTAGLEEDRSGLELWLPAFGSRIDILDVSPTGSLLQCSSISCAPQPQVAAPKTPENSATSRARSAQRIPKVNMLCCCLVGEAIWMGDVSGNLHAYSTTSYAHLFSYMLDPAIKSAVISLVYMEGIARVAVGLHNGRVFLVDASRMPSNCAFAEGSFVLTEICSGFVLHASCSVLIDGVYELWCGEIAGKINVFPVNEAGVCGHQALCHSEEPNLIEDVKVSRLCSNDSHVFSCLYPGCMVYQWGAASKRIENKLDCSKLLPCSESLQSIAIDEHVNLIKCQISALAAHNTELYIGTTWGCLIVAELQTLRPISVFRPYENEIKAIITMRNAGVPLIATLGRRYRSLISRYVDTAESTSRSAGSVVSTPTHGAAKSVPPADVDNHIHCLLWRAKHWT